In a genomic window of Bacteroidota bacterium:
- a CDS encoding ORF6N domain-containing protein: MQLNDDLYKIYYIRGQKVMLDSDLAELYQVETKQLKRQVKRNIDRFPKDFMFELTQDELNNLRSQNGTTSWGGSRYLPMVFTEHGVLMLSSVLSSPKAIQVNIQIMRIFTRIRQMLTDNTELRLAIEKLEKKTDNQGKNIELVFQYLDELLEKKENPKPRQQIGYKKNK; encoded by the coding sequence ATGCAATTAAATGATGACCTCTATAAAATTTATTACATCAGGGGACAAAAAGTAATGCTAGATAGTGATTTAGCTGAACTGTACCAAGTGGAGACCAAACAATTGAAAAGGCAGGTAAAAAGAAATATAGACCGCTTTCCAAAAGATTTTATGTTTGAATTAACTCAAGATGAGCTTAATAACTTGAGGAGCCAAAATGGCACCACAAGTTGGGGCGGTTCAAGATATTTACCAATGGTATTTACAGAGCATGGAGTTTTAATGTTATCAAGTGTTTTGAGCAGCCCAAAAGCAATACAGGTTAATATACAGATTATGCGAATATTTACACGCATCAGGCAAATGTTAACAGACAATACAGAATTACGTTTAGCAATAGAAAAATTGGAAAAGAAAACAGACAATCAGGGCAAAAATATAGAACTGGTTTTTCAATACCTTGATGAATTACTGGAAAAGAAAGAAAATCCAAAACCAAGGCAACAGATCGGATATAAGAAAAATAAATAG
- a CDS encoding ORF6N domain-containing protein, which yields NAFTEQGVAMLSGVLSSDRAISVNIQIMRIFTRIRQMLTDNTELRLAIEKLEKKTDNQGKNIELVFQYLDELLEKKENPKPRQQIGYKKNK from the coding sequence CGAATGCTTTTACAGAACAGGGAGTAGCAATGCTTTCAGGAGTATTAAGCAGCGACAGGGCAATATCTGTAAATATCCAAATCATGCGAATATTTACACGCATCAGGCAAATGTTAACAGACAATACAGAATTACGTTTAGCAATAGAAAAATTGGAAAAGAAAACAGACAATCAGGGCAAAAATATAGAACTGGTTTTTCAATACCTGGACGAGTTGCTGGAAAAGAAAGAAAACCCAAAACCAAGGCAACAGATCGGATATAAGAAAAATAAATAG
- a CDS encoding integrase, which produces MQSLSSELKGINPVIHNAGHIRASVILNWIKMYDKRQVQYMAGHKWISSTENYEVQELTGLTDLLTKHHPFS; this is translated from the coding sequence ATGCAATCCTTGTCCAGTGAATTAAAAGGTATCAATCCTGTAATCCATAATGCAGGGCACATCAGGGCAAGCGTGATACTGAACTGGATAAAAATGTACGATAAAAGACAGGTTCAATATATGGCAGGCCACAAATGGATAAGCAGTACAGAAAATTATGAAGTACAGGAACTAACCGGATTAACGGACTTACTTACAAAACACCATCCCTTTAGTTGA
- a CDS encoding IS1595 family transposase: MDIFKGQNLIEFAEYFKTDEDCKKYLSKVKWDKGFVCRKCNHTKSQERKDFSRTCNICSDTESPSADTLFHKVKFGLRKAFFICFEMATTTKSLSASQMSVRYGVRENTARLFMHKVREAMKSSKNYPMNGDVHVDEFVVGGQENGKQGRSYDSKKKKSICAVELTKEGKVKRFYALKIEDFSAKSLQGIFEKHISKQAKITTDEWKEYRPIGKDYPITQIPSEKGANFKALHTMIHQVKSWIRTTYSWVSERNINRCFNEFSFRINRSQSKEIIFDSLIKRMVHSDNILHKQLICG; this comes from the coding sequence ATGGATATTTTTAAAGGACAAAACCTCATAGAGTTCGCTGAATACTTCAAAACTGATGAAGATTGCAAAAAATACTTATCCAAAGTTAAGTGGGATAAAGGGTTTGTATGCCGAAAATGTAATCATACTAAAAGCCAGGAACGCAAAGACTTTTCACGTACCTGTAACATATGTAGTGATACAGAATCCCCAAGTGCTGACACTCTATTTCATAAAGTGAAATTTGGATTGCGAAAAGCTTTTTTTATTTGCTTTGAAATGGCAACTACTACTAAAAGTTTATCTGCTTCACAAATGAGTGTTCGCTATGGAGTGAGAGAAAATACCGCTAGATTATTTATGCATAAAGTGCGGGAAGCAATGAAATCAAGTAAAAACTACCCAATGAATGGTGATGTTCACGTTGATGAATTTGTTGTTGGAGGTCAAGAAAATGGAAAACAAGGCAGAAGTTATGATAGTAAAAAGAAAAAGTCTATTTGTGCTGTAGAATTAACAAAAGAAGGAAAAGTAAAACGATTTTACGCATTAAAAATTGAAGATTTTTCGGCCAAATCATTACAAGGAATATTTGAAAAACACATTAGTAAACAAGCAAAAATCACCACTGACGAATGGAAAGAATATAGGCCTATTGGAAAAGATTACCCTATAACACAAATCCCAAGTGAAAAAGGAGCGAATTTCAAAGCCTTGCATACCATGATACATCAAGTTAAATCCTGGATTAGAACTACTTACTCTTGGGTAAGCGAAAGAAATATTAACAGATGTTTTAATGAGTTTTCCTTCAGGATTAATAGATCTCAAAGTAAAGAAATCATATTTGATAGCCTTATTAAAAGAATGGTTCATTCTGATAATATTTTACACAAACAATTAATATGCGGTTAA